The Triticum dicoccoides isolate Atlit2015 ecotype Zavitan chromosome 6A, WEW_v2.0, whole genome shotgun sequence genome has a window encoding:
- the LOC119317533 gene encoding uncharacterized protein LOC119317533, with translation MVLTTPSSLALCAFTCVASVSGVFFLARSAVCHVQFLRWPLLRRLHWFFLRMLIRPPRMRLSLLMRLLIVRMMRGFWLMRRLFRLIMVLCLFTPSGLMMMLMLQLFSLLVFCLSLLLSFWVFLLPLRCGPVFVSATSPLVMPYTFLWSVRSMLFNRVTLLLMTSMHRVMLSGASLILSAVLVVVLAPVARLSRPIWSFIASTSSCLSSVRSLSPGVLSCLLVAVFISCRPFLRFVLRRLAYVVLVCWRFPLCLLLGLLLRHLLHRPLLARVLRRSCPLLLEAQVAPVHIATIATMMVILSPSATQRRNTCARHDHHLQGLRHLPRQLQPLL, from the coding sequence atggtactaactacaccgagttcactggctttatgcgcattcacatgcgtggcatccgtctctggggtgttctttctggcgaggtctgCTGTCTGCCACGTCCAGTTCCTCCGGTGGCCTCTACTCCGCCGACTCCACTGGTTCTTCCTACGGATGCTAATCAGGCCGCCAAGAATGCGGCTAAGCTTGCTGATGAGGCTGCTGATCGTGCGTATGATGAGAGGGTTTTGGCTTATGAGGAGGCTCTTCAGACTTATCATGGTGCTCTGTCTGTTTACACCCAGTGGCTTGATGATGATGCTCATGCTGCAGCTATTCTCACTGCTAGTGTTCTGCCTCAGTTTGCTTCTGAGTTTCTGGGTCTTCCTACTGCCTTTGAGATGTGGACCTGTCTTCGTCAGCGCTACgagccctctggtgatgccttatacctttctgtggtccgtcaggagcatgctcttcaacagggtgactctactgttgatgacttctatGCACAGAGTTATGCTATCTGGCGCCAGCTTGATTCTCTCCGCAGTGCTGGTTGTTGTACTTGCCCCTGTTGCCAGGCTGTCAAGGCCAATTTGGAGTTTCATCGCGTCTACGAGTTCCTGTCTCAGCTCCGTAAGGAGTTTGAGCCCCGgcgtgctcagttgtttgctcgtggcCGTATTTATCTCATGTAGGCCCTTTCTGAgattcgtgctgaggagactcgcTTACGTGGTGCTGGTTTGCTGGAGGTTCCCTCTGTGCTTGCTACTCGGGCTCCTTCTACGCCACCTGCTGCACCGACCCCTTCTCGCTCGAGTGCTCCGCCGCTCTTGCCCACTCCTTCTGGAGGCTCAGGTCGCCCCCGTCCACATTGCGACTATTGCAACAATGATGGTCATATTGAGTCCCAGTGCTACACAAAGAAGAAACACCTGCGCAAGGCACGATCATCATCTTCAGGGACTTCGTCATCTACCTCGACAGCTTCAGCCATTGCTTTGA